In Silene latifolia isolate original U9 population chromosome 6, ASM4854445v1, whole genome shotgun sequence, the genomic window AACAACATAAAACCGTCAGAACTTGAAAGTCCTGAAAAACGTTGGGTCCACTCCCCGTTCCCCCTCTCCCCTTCCAGCGACCATATGCTTTGGATTTCACGTAAGAAAATCAAGACCGCTAGAGACTCCCTAAGAAGAAACGGAAATCTTACGGCTCCCCTATCGTCTGAAGCAAAAGGCAGTTCCAAGTAAGTAAATTTTTCCAAATCAAAGTCAAGAGAAACTAAATGAGTTGGACAATCAGCAGGGTTACCATCTCCATTTGGGTCATTACTAATCCAATGTGCTGCTCCTTGAAAGTAAAAACCCGGTTTGGGATGATAATATTGCCAAAACAAACGCCTAAAGTAAGAAGAAGACATATTGAGGCCATCGTTTCTGAGAGACCATTGTTGATCACTGAGCGTATAAACTGCAACATGCATATTCAATCCATCTGTACCCTGACTTTGTTCAAATGACATAGCAATGATTTTATAATCATTACTGCAAGGCGCAAACCCAAATGTATACTCGACCGCCCCAAAGGAGGACAATGGAGAAAGGGGAATTCGCAACGACTTTCTAATACAAGGGTTCCACAGCATCAACGGTTCTTGTTCACAAGCACCAATTAAGGCGCGAACTAAGACCAACTCATTACAGCTCCCATCTAGATGATACCTTTGCGAAATCTTAAAGATGTGATCAATTTTTCGAAGAGTATCAGCGCGACGAACTGTCAACAAGCATCCGTGCATCCCATACCGACCCGACCCTTCGAGGGATAGTAGTAATTTACTACTAACGGAATTGATTTTGCAAAGTTTACGATGCAGGATTACGAAATCAGGGCGATCAATGATGTCGCGCCAAGATTTACATACACACCTGAATTTTACCAAGGTTTTGGCTGGTAAATTAGCGAGAATTTGGGTGCAAACTTCAGGTGGTATGTACATGAATTCGGAAATACAGGTCGAATCTAACGAAGATTTGGTCTTCTTTTTGCTTTTCATTTTCTGAATTTCTTGGAGAATCGATCAAAACAGGAGAGAAATGATGGGTTCTTGATTATTCACACTGGAAATTATTAAAAGATGAACAATATAAACAACTGCAACGCCaaataaaccaaaaaaaaaaaggtgtttaAGGGTTTTGAGAAAACCTGTGATTTCTGAAGAACATTTAATTTGAAACGGAGAAAGAACAAGTAATACCAAATGTTGATTAATTTGCAGCGTAGAACTGGAGAAGTAAAAACATGGCAGAGGATGGCAGTTAAATGTTACTCGtacttttattttttaatttgttttttctGTCAATTTAGGCGTTTTCCTGAAATTGCTTTTCAACTTTTTATCTTATTCGGCAATTCCCAGTCAATTTTCTCTTGTGGAGTTGTCGTCGGCAGACTTGACAAACGGTTTAACCGGGTCGATATTGGGTTTGGCTCGGATCAATCTCAGGTTTGCAAACTTCGAGGTTGGATCATTTTTAGGTCacctattatcaagttatttatggGTAATAATCCGTGTGCAATAATAAACATTCACGATAGGTCAAGTTAGATTCGGGTGAAACTCGAATCTTGAGTTTGGGTGTACACATTTACACCTTTCGATACCAAGGTAGGGGTATaaagtagacctggcaaacggggCAAGATTAATTTCACGATAAAAGTTAGGGTGACTATaatttaggggtcgtttggttcaataGCATGGAATGGAATATGAACCCATAATGGTATAgggttctaaatccattcctTTATAAACTTGTTTGGTTCATCTAAAATTGTAGAAGggaggaatggagttagataccaaGGGAGGAAGTTGGGTATGTGATTCTAGGGGGTTGGAAtgaagttagaatccattgggtatctaactccattccaaaagactccaaccaaacattggaatggagcaaatccattccaatccattccaagagagccaaccaaacacccccttagtcTACTGGACGGTCCTATGGTATAAGACGAATTTTTTCAAGAGTGTTGCTGTTTATGTAAATATAAATCCGGTTTACACAAACAACCCAATTTGTAAAGTTTTGGTCAAGCCCAGCATCCATTTGAATAAAACCCTAATTTCAAACGACCTAATCTCCCATTTTTTCTCCATCATCTTCATTCCTTTAAATTGGCTTTGGTTAATTTGTATCTATATCTCTAccccaaaaaaaaattattatctaTATACGTAATTCCCAGGAGACACACGATGTCAGAATTGAGTTATATTCCACCGGAATTGGTGACTCAAATTCTCGCAAATTTGCCTGTGGAAACCCTAGTAAGATTCAAATGCGTCTGTAAATTATGGTCCTCCATCATCGACCACCCTAATTTTGTTTCCATGCATCTTAAATACACCCGTGTTCGTCgggacaaggataaattattggTCGCCCTTGAGAGGTATGGACTCTTCGGAGATAGAGGGTGCTCATTGGCAGTTCTTCAAACCGACACTCTTAAAAAAACCAGTCGCATTTTTAGGATAAAAGATGTATTTGGTTACTCCATTTTAGGGGCTTGTGATGGATTACTCCTAGTTCAACGATACGGTCCTCCTAGTTTCAAGAGAGAATTAAGATTGTTTAACCCTTGTATTCGTAAATCATTAATTCTCCCCATGAACCCACTTCCCCCTGGTTTGATCGGTAGGGGCAAGTATATTTTTGGATTCGCCCGTGCTAGTAAAGATTATAAAGTGGTTGCGATCACATTTGGAGATAGTGATGAAGCTAAGAAGATGTATGTGGCAGTATTTACACTTAGTGATCAACAATGGACTGTTAGAGATGATCGTTTGAATATTGATAGTTCGTATCTTAAGAGTTTGATTAATGGCAATAACAtcaatagaaaatcaaatacaaTTTACTTTCAAGGAGCGGCATATTGGATTGGAAATAATTTATATGGGGATATTAACAAGCGGAGTAATCAATCAACTCATCTTGTTTCCTTTGACTTTGATACGGAAAAATTCACCTTTTCGAAACTGCCCTTTGCTTCATACGAAGAAGACTCATCGAGGGTTCTGTTTCTTCGAGGGGAGTCACTAGCGATTTTCAGTATTTCTTCTGTAAGTTCCAGCATAAGGGTGCTGGAAAATGGTGTGTGGACTCTGCGGTTTTCAGGATCTTCGAGTGACGATGGTTATGAAGTATTCAGCCCCTACCCCTTTAACTACTTGAAGGAAAAAGTGTTCTACTGTGAGAGTGATGGTGGCCGTCTTATTTGTGGGAAGAATTCCTACAACATTGCTACTTGTCAAGTTCGACAGCCAGTAAAATCGAAAAGCAAGTATATAGAACTGGAAACGTATTCGGAGAGTTTGGTGTTATACAAGGGATACGGAGCCAAGGATCTAGTGTCCTCCCTATGAATAAGAGAATAGTATGAATGATTTATGGAAGTCCTGCCGATGGATAATGAATATGGCAATTTCGATTCTTTCCATTTGCATATTGTTGTAACTGTTTGGTTTTAGTAACTTCGATTAGTTGCTGTTGATTGATATGGCTGCAAAAGAGAAGGCATATGAGGTGTTTGATGAAATAACTCTGAGAATTGACTGCAATATATTGTACACTTTCCATctcatcatttgtttaccttcattttctttattataatcaaaggtaaacaaaagaTTAGACAAAAGATTATATCGCGTTTTCCCCGACTATTTCTATGTCGGACACCTTGAACTTGGTTACTATGCTATATAGTTAGCTTCGTTTCCTGCAAACTACTTTGGTAATTTGGGTTGAACTATTACGAATTTATGAGCTTAGCAGTTGTTTTAAtagttttgagtttttataaTGGAGAGGGGAGGGAACGACGGATAGGTGTGGCGTTTGCTTTCGCTCATGTTATGCCAGTACTCTGTGCGAGTAGAATTCGGGTGAGATTATTTCTATGTCGCTTTCAGCTCGATATTAACGGCTACAGTACCGACTACACGACTTACCGGGCAATTTATTGACCATGACAGGATGCCAACCCTCGTCTCAGAGTTTACATTCTGTTTTATTGGTGTTTCCGTCACAAAGTTTCCATCTTTTTCGGTTGTTTTTGGTGTTATTGGTGTTTCCGTCTCAAAGTACGAGCATTATGCCGCTCGCCTTGTTGTGTCAGTATTGTGTTAGTGTTAACTCAATTACATACATAAATAGGTCTCGGTCATTTAAGCCTCATCCCATTCCCGTTAATTTTGTTTCGGGTTCatatcgtgttttcgtgtcatatTAATGTTTGGGAGTGTAAATATACTTATGTGACGGAAAATTAAAATAATTGAagaataattttaataaaaaagtTATTCTTAGCGGTTTTGTGTTTAGAGTGCTTGACCCAAACCCATcccaattaaatctcatatagtGTTCGTGCCAAATCATTTACATCAATGCATTCATAGTTAAACATCAATCTAGA contains:
- the LOC141587664 gene encoding F-box/kelch-repeat protein At3g23880-like, with the protein product MKSKKKTKSSLDSTCISEFMYIPPEVCTQILANLPAKTLVKFRCVCKSWRDIIDRPDFVILHRKLCKINSVSSKLLLSLEGSGRYGMHGCLLTVRRADTLRKIDHIFKISQRYHLDGSCNELVLVRALIGACEQEPLMLWNPCIRKSLRIPLSPLSSFGAVEYTFGFAPCSNDYKIIAMSFEQSQGTDGLNMHVAVYTLSDQQWSLRNDGLNMSSSYFRRLFWQYYHPKPGFYFQGAAHWISNDPNGDGNPADCPTHLVSLDFDLEKFTYLELPFASDDRGAVRFPFLLRESLAVLIFLREIQSIWSLEGERGNGEWTQRFSGLSSSDGFMLFRSGPRLPLFYCESDDGSCFVYGKKSYNIGSCQVQELGKCMSRYVDMEMYMEGLVLCNGYESRSTNHLLNNKKKGDVLLYIECGYVSCSSPDPYLMPV
- the LOC141587665 gene encoding putative F-box only protein 10; the protein is MSELSYIPPELVTQILANLPVETLVRFKCVCKLWSSIIDHPNFVSMHLKYTRVRRDKDKLLVALERYGLFGDRGCSLAVLQTDTLKKTSRIFRIKDVFGYSILGACDGLLLVQRYGPPSFKRELRLFNPCIRKSLILPMNPLPPGLIGRGKYIFGFARASKDYKVVAITFGDSDEAKKMYVAVFTLSDQQWTVRDDRLNIDSSYLKSLINGNNINRKSNTIYFQGAAYWIGNNLYGDINKRSNQSTHLVSFDFDTEKFTFSKLPFASYEEDSSRVLFLRGESLAIFSISSVSSSIRVLENGVWTLRFSGSSSDDGYEVFSPYPFNYLKEKVFYCESDGGRLICGKNSYNIATCQVRQPVKSKSKYIELETYSESLVLYKGYGAKDLVSSL